The nucleotide window CCTGATAAGGTTTCACTTCTGTGATATCGTCAGCAAGGCGGCCGGCGACCTGCTGTTTAATGTCTACATCAACACCTGGCTTGCAGCTAATGATCTCGATCTCGCTACCATTACATTACACAGCTTGGCCACAGCTGTCTTCATGGACTTCGTTGTGGAGGCAGACGTCGGATCTGATAAGCTTAGCGTCGGCATCAGTCCTTCCACCTTGAACGGTGACGTGCAGAACGCCATTCTCAATGGCCTTGAGATAATGAAGATCAATGGCTCCGCTGGTTCTGCCGTGGTCGTCACGCCGCCCGGTTCCAAGAAGCACTTTGGCGTCATACTGGGCTCGATCCTCGGAGCAATCGCGGCGGTGGCCATCGCCGCCATAGTTGTTTGCTGGGTCCTGAGGAGGAGGAAGCTCGCGAAGAAGTATTCCAAAACTTGGGCTCCTTTCTCCATTAATGGCTTCACTTCTCATAGCGCAGTAAGCGGGACGTCCAATGGAACCGTCTTCACGATCGGGCAGAACGGAAGCCTCGGCTATCGTTTCTCCTTCGCGGTGCTGCATGAGGCGACCAACAACTTCGACGAGGATTGGGTGATCGGGGTTGGAGGTTTCGGGAAGGTATACAGGGGAGCGCTGAGGGACGAAACGAGGGTGGCGGTCAAGAGGGGGAACCCGACATCTCAGCAAGGCCTCAACGAGTTCCGCACTGAGATCGAGCTGCTGTCGCGCCTGCGCCACCGCCACCTGGTTTCTCTCATCGGGTACTGCGACGAGAAGAACGAGATGATTCTGGTTTACGAGTACATGGAGAAGGGCACGGTCAAGAGCCATCTCTACGGCTCCAACCTCCCTCCTCTCAGTTGGAAGCAGAGGCTGGAGATCTGCATCGGATCAGCGAGAGGACTGCACTACCTTCACACCGGTCAAGTCAAGGCGATCATCCACCGCGACGTGAAATCTGCGAACATACTGCTCGACGAGAATCTCCTGGCAAAGGTGGCTGACTTCGGGCTCTCCAAGACCGGCCCTGAGCTGGATCAGACGCACGTCAGCACCGCCGTGAAGGGGAGCTTCGGATACCTGGATCCCGAGTACTTCCGGAGGCAGCAGTTGACGGAGAAGTCGGATGTGTACTCGTTCGGGGTAGTCTTGCTGGAGGTGCTGTGCGCGAGACCGGTCATCGATCCCACCCTCCCGAGAGAGATGGTGAACCTGGCGGAGTGGGGAATGAAGTGGCAGAAGCGGGGGGAGCTGGAGCAGATCGTGGATGCTCGGGTCGCGGGATCCATCAAGCCTGAGTCGCTGAGGAAATATGGGGAGACGATCGAGAAATGCCTTGCGGACTCGGGCGTGGACCGCCCCTCCATGGGAGACGTCCTCTGGAACTTGGAGTACGTGCTACACCTGCAAGAGGCAGATGCCGATGCTTCCCAGGTAGACAGCATCAATGGCATTGCAGAGCTTTCACCACGGCTTCAAAACATGGATGCCTTGGAGAGCACACCGGCAAGGGAAGCTGGTACGTCACCGCTCAATGATCTGACGGAAGTCTCCATGAGCAAAGTCTTCTCGCAGTTGATCAAGTCAGAGGGGAGGTAACTGGATTAAGATCTGTCATCACCAAAGTTGTTTGTACGAGGATTTGATCTTTGTATCCTTCGTTCTTTCTTCCCCCTTGTTTTTCTTGGTGTTATGTATACAAGATTTGTAATAGTAGCTTCTCGGCGTCGTATATGTTCAATATGGTTGATTGTTTGCAAGTAGACCATTTGTAATTGAGTAATGCAGTCTCACAAACTCCTTCAGCTCcataaagagaagagagagatttAGTTAGGATTTACCTGTCCATAGAGCTCCTTAAGTCGGACAGATGCCCCATCATGAAAGGTAGAGCTCCTTAAGCCAAGATCGGCTCCCTACTGAGGAGGATGGAGGGTGTTGGAACTGATTCAGCCATGTCAGAAAAAGACTACTATAGAGCCCAGAAGAAAAGTGCGGATTCAGGCACATCATGGTCGCTACACGGAGACGTGTCCACTGCCATCACTGTGGTCCAGAACTCATATGCTTGATGAGAGTATCCAGTTTAAGGTACTAAGCTGCTACAGGTTTAGTCAGTCCATGCTGCAAGTCTATCCAGTATCTTCTTATAACGCTGACAATATTCAATAGAGCTTCCAATAAAGAACCAGTAGTCTGTAGAAGATCTGGTTCTATAGAAGAATGACAATACCGGAAATTATGCATGATTGATTATGTGgcataaatttattatattaaaatccAGATATATACATACGTTGCAGGTGCCAGTCAAACAGCAAACTTTCTGCTCTTTTCCTCTTTTCCTCCTCTTGAGGTTAATCCAAATCAGCTAAAACATCTCTTTTGGATAATCCAAATGATTGTTACAAGCCTTAATTGTGCGACTCAAGTAGATTAAAGAAAAATTAGGATTCTGTAGATGTATGCAAGATATAATATACCGAGTCAAAAGACAGTGATTCATTTTCGCTCATCTTCTGACCATTAATCTTTGGCAATGAAGAAAAAGAGCTAAGTATATTTCCCTGACAAGTTCTTGAAAAGGATACGATCAAACTGCTATGCCATGTCTCGACATATATTTTTCCTTGGTACCAAccaatatttttcttttatttttgcagTAATGCCAACCATGTTGGTGCAACATATTAGTCCACGAAGAAGAATTAGGATGATGGCTTTAATACCCAAACTTGCTCATGCTGATAAATGAGCATCAATAACTTACCCAACTGAGTCATGCTGATCGCCTTCTATTCGCACCATTCTCCATGAAGGACCAAATCTGGGCCACCATAAAAGAGGGAAGTCAAGCCGAAGAGCTGGCAACCAGTTTTCTTGGCATACATGCTAATACCCTGAAAACAACCTACACTATTAGAACTTTCTCCTTTTAGGCCTCATATCATTGAAACCACCTTCATGCCATCCTTGTTTTCTATGATATCTGTAATCTTCACCCTGCTCCTGTGTTCGAAATATGTTAGTAGCATTTCCAAGTCGGTTCCTTATGTGACTGACGAAGTCCCTTGAGCTGCCCCTAGCAGGAACCACTTCACCCACTGGGAAAAACCTGTTAGGCATATGACAACCATCATCATAAGGAAGAGCATCCTTTCCAATGTCACCAGGATCACAACCTGGATACAAAGGTTGAACACGTTCACGCCTATCATAATAATCCCTTCGATCAAAATGATCGACAAACTCTGGAGGTCCAAGGTAGTCCTCAACAGTATCATGTGGCATCATGTCAAACCTCCTTAAATTCCTCTGAAGAACCCCACCAGGCCTGTGAAAGTTAAGATCATCAACAGGAAGCATGTCTCTCATGTCAGCAGGAAACTGAGGATAAGGCGGCGAAACATTCCTTCTGACTATTCCATCTTCAGGAAAACAAGGTTGTGGATGGGGTGATCTCGACATACCAACCCTGACAACGGGTGATGGACCATGTCTTATTAGCTCTTGATGTCTA belongs to Musa acuminata AAA Group cultivar baxijiao chromosome BXJ1-11, Cavendish_Baxijiao_AAA, whole genome shotgun sequence and includes:
- the LOC135597742 gene encoding receptor-like protein kinase HERK 1, translated to MALGAIEASLIFFMITAIRCVHCTFTPADNYLIDCGSLTNTTIGSRVFVADVSLSSTLTPSSNNLANASLSSIPSSYGAALFQTARVFPAPSSYSFQIKAHGRHFIRLYFFPFVHRSYNLSAATFSVSAQDVALFDDFQPKANATAVKEFSLNITSDTLILTFAPTGSSPLAFVNAVEVVSVPDDLIGDAAKTVQPQGTYRGLSGQPLEAMYRINMGGPQILPNNDTLWRTWETDGKFLLASGLSQQVIYSGRINHVPGGATQETAPDAVYASAAELSDAAQNTSNSLFNVTWQFDVDAKSSYLIRFHFCDIVSKAAGDLLFNVYINTWLAANDLDLATITLHSLATAVFMDFVVEADVGSDKLSVGISPSTLNGDVQNAILNGLEIMKINGSAGSAVVVTPPGSKKHFGVILGSILGAIAAVAIAAIVVCWVLRRRKLAKKYSKTWAPFSINGFTSHSAVSGTSNGTVFTIGQNGSLGYRFSFAVLHEATNNFDEDWVIGVGGFGKVYRGALRDETRVAVKRGNPTSQQGLNEFRTEIELLSRLRHRHLVSLIGYCDEKNEMILVYEYMEKGTVKSHLYGSNLPPLSWKQRLEICIGSARGLHYLHTGQVKAIIHRDVKSANILLDENLLAKVADFGLSKTGPELDQTHVSTAVKGSFGYLDPEYFRRQQLTEKSDVYSFGVVLLEVLCARPVIDPTLPREMVNLAEWGMKWQKRGELEQIVDARVAGSIKPESLRKYGETIEKCLADSGVDRPSMGDVLWNLEYVLHLQEADADASQVDSINGIAELSPRLQNMDALESTPAREAGTSPLNDLTEVSMSKVFSQLIKSEGR